From Pseudodesulfovibrio nedwellii:
CAGGACAAACCATCCCTGTCCTCCGGTTCCCTAACAAAAAACCGGCACATGATTTTTGCTGTAGTATCGCAGCGAAAGACAATCGTGAAGAACTTGAAATCAAAGACCCTGATCTTGCAAAAACAATGGATGATATTTGTAACGGTTGGAAAATCAAGGAAGAGTACACAGGGGCAGAGGAAATTTTTCAATTCCTTCGTCAGCTAAATGACCTCGTCAGAGTCTCAAATATTACCGGTATCCCCTTTCCCTATGATGAGTATAACAAAATCCAAGAATTGCCGGAGATTGAAGTCCAATTTGAAACACTAAGAGATTCAAACAATCTTGGTGAATTCATACTTCTTGATACTCCAGGTCCGAATGAGGCTGGCATGAAAGCACTCTCTAGGATGATGGAGGATCAACTTCAAAAGGCTTCTGCCGTTTTGACTGTTATGGACTTTACTCAGTTGAAGTCAGAAGCTGATGACTCCGTCCGAAACATTCTGAAAAGTATTTCTGCTTACACGAAAGGGCGTTTATTCGCGTTAGTAAACAAGTATGACCAAAAAGATCGAAACAGCATCGATTTAGATTCCATGAAGGAATTAATCTCAGAATCACTCATGGACGGGGAAATAGATAAGGATAAAATTTATCCTGTCTCTTCCAAATATGGCTACCTGGCCAATTGTGCACTCAGTGCGGTCAATGAGGCGCAAAAAACGACGACTGCACTCGCGCTAACTGAAACTCCATGGCATGTGGATTTTGCTGACCTGGCTTTTAGAAGATGGAAGAAAGAAGATCTGGCCGACCTGGAAAAAGTTAGATCGGCTGCCATCGACTTATGGGAAGACTCTCTTTTTGCCGCCCCTCTAGAAGAAGTCATCCAAAAGTCGCATGCCGATGCTGCCTCGATTGCCTTAAATTCCGCAGCGAGTAAGCTTTCAAAAATAATAGGAGAGTTTGAAAAACACTTGGCCGTACGTGGTCGCTGCATTGTTGCAGATGTGAAGACAATTCAGACTATGATTGATGCAATGCAAAATGACATTGATCAAGTGGATCAACTTAAGGCCGCTGCTGAGGAGTCCAAAAAAACATCTATCTCTCAATTGACCAACGAATGCACTTCCTTGTACAAGGAAGGGGAGTGCAAAACAGTTGAGGTCATTCGCAATTATTTTCAAACAGGAAAAGCCGAAGAAGAAAAAAGGAGCAAAGAACGTAAGCAGGAACAACAAAAGGCAAAAACGGGTTTTGCTAGTTCTATTGAAAAGTTAAGAAGCAAACTTAGTGGAAACAAAGAAAGACATATTTCAGGTCCCAATTTTGATCCCAAAGTACCTAAAATTCGTTTTGAAAAAGACGAGAAGCATGAAGCAGTGAAATTTGTTGGAGATGTCTCTGAGGCATTGGAAGGTGTCTTGAACAAAACGATGGAAGCGGTAAACAAAACTTTAGACGAAGTCATCCGTGACTTCGACGAGAATATGACCAAAGGAATTGCGGAGCCTTCCAATATGTTGCTGAGCGATTTACAGGAAAGGATGAATAAGGAGGGCGTAAAAATATCATTAAGTTTGCCCAATCTTGACAGGCTTAACTTGCCATTCAGCGGAAAGCAGCTTGTCGCGAAAGTTGAATCCAAAACGGAAAAAGATACAAAACCAGTACCTCGAGAGTCTACCGGAGGCTCGGTTAAAAGATTTTTTGGAAGTCTTTTGGGTCAAGGCGATTGGGGCTACGACGATGTAACTTATGATAAAGATTTCTACATTGTAGACATAAAAAGACTAGAGAAACAAGCTGCCGAAGAAATTAAAAAGGCATTTTCCAACCTAACGTCCACTGGGATTAAGAAAACAATCGAAAAACCGCTCGCCAAGAGCTTGAATGACTTTTTTATCGAGCTTTCCGAGATTGTAGAAAACATTCGAGGCGACCTGCTTCAAGGCCTTGAAGACAGTCAAGAGAAGAGTAGTGAAAAACAACGACTGCTCAAAGAGATCCAACAGTTGCAGGAAGTCACTCCGGAATGCAAGGAAGACACAGAAAAGCTGAGCGAAAGGCTTCAATAATGAGCTGTCTCACCCCGATATTGAAAGAGGCGGGCTTGGCGGACACGATAGACGTGATGCCTGGCCTGCACCAGAAAATCGTTCTTGATGTGGTTAACAGCATTAACGTTGCGCAAGATGTTGAACGGGTCCAGAGCAACCGTAGTAGGATACGTCATCGGCTTATGGATTCGATTACAGGAGCTGGGGGCAGACGGCAAAACGCGATTAATGAAAATCACACCGAAGCCATACGCGGACTTTTTGACTTTGCTGTTGAACTGACGAAGTCAATTGAGCTCACCAACTCTGTGACGACTCAAATAAACAAACAACTTGTTGAGGTTCACAAAAACATCAAAGACCTAGCCCTAGGCGTCTGTGAAATTAATGACAGGCTTGAACAGTTTATAGGCTGGAGCGAGCAACGAATTGGTCAACTTGAAGAAAGACTTAAAGAGACTTCCATTGAACATTCTGCTCACACTCATCTTGAACGGGCTTTCGCCAAATGGGCTGCCGGACGTTTAAATCAGTATTCACCGATAACTCAACTTTATCTGGTTATTGACGATTTGTACTGGGGAGATTTTGGCGAATTGTGCAAAAGATACCCGGACTCACAGGCCTGCAAGAACAACATAGGGCATGCTCAGGACAAGTTGCTAATCCAACTCCATACAATTATGGAAACCGAAAGCCAAATCGAACTACCAAAGTGGGTTACAGGTAGTCACAACATCCCTCCAAAAGAGCAACAGTCGCTTAGTTACATGGGAGACTGGGCAACTAAACACCTGCATTTTCCTCGAACTGCGACAAATATTTCTGGGTCGCCGACGGTAGGTGTTCCCCTTCAATTTGATTGCGCATTCGCTGTGACTAGGATGTGGAAGCAATCCATGGAGATACGCTTGAATGACAAAATCAACTAAATTTGGTCTAGTTCTCTCCGGCGGAGGTGCAAAAGGCGCTTACCAAGCAGGAGTTATAAAGGCTCTCGCCGAGTTAAACATCACTATTGATATTGTATCAGGAGCGAGCATCGGAGCTTTGAACGGAGCCATGGTTGCCTGTGCTCCAGATTTAGAGGAAGCAGCCGTTCGTTTAAAAGAGCTCTGGAAAAAGATAGGAGAAGACTCGCCGCTAACTCTTAACAAGTCTGCGCTTTTGAAGCTCTTACTTCCACTCACTTCGATAGTTGGAAATACAAGCCCATTAGGAGCTGTGTCCAATTTCTTAGCTTTCTTTCCTAGCGCAGATCGCGAAGTCGACTTGCTCAGCAACTCTCCCATTAAGAACATTCTAGAACAAAACATTAGTGTCGAATTGCTCAAAAAGGGACTTCCTCTTTATGTTTCTGTTTATCCCAGTTCTGGTAATCTCCAGACTCTTATTGAAGCACTGGCTGCATCGATGAGTGTTGTGGATACGGACAAATCGCATTTTTATCATGTGCAAAGCCTACCACATGAAGAGCAGATAAAAGCACTTTTAGCGTCATCTGCTCTCCCTGGCCTCCTTCCTGCACAAAAGATCAATGATCAACAGTACCATGATGGCGGAATCGGCGGCTGGAGGTCCACACAAGGAAATACGCCGATTACTCCTCTAATTGAAGCCGGGTGTACCCACGCCATAGTAACCCACCTTCGAGACGGCTCTATGTGGCGACGGCAAGATTTCCCAGAATTAAATGTGATAGAAATACGCCCCCGAAGCAGCATCCAACGCGGAAGTGTCATCCCAGATGTGCTGGGATTTGATCCAAGCAAAGTTTCTTCGTGGATTGAACAAGGATATGAAGACACTCATTTAAGCTTGGCCCCAATGATAAAGGGAACAAATGCGATTAACTCTCTGACTGCTTCTCAACAGGCTCTTCTTGACTCTCACCAAGCTACTCAGGAACCTTCTGCAGCCAAAAATAGTGCAATGGACAAATTTAAACGCCGTGTTGGGGCGTCTAAAGCTAAAGGCCTTCATCCCTTGCAAGGGAGTACAAAGACTCTTGAAGAGTAGCTGGTGATTGATAGACCATTAGTAGAACAAAAGCCCGATATCTTTACTTCCGCATTTCGGGCACTGTAGTTCCTGTTGCTTTTCCTTAGCAGCGGGCCAAGGGAAGGTTTTCCTAAAGATTTTTCTTAAGAGGTTGCTTTGTAAAAAAAGATGACCACATTCTCGGCAAGCATAGTCCGAAGCACCTGGCGGTTTAATAGGCATAAAATTACCCCATACGGACACTATGGTCCATTCTCTGGAGAGATTCTTGGTCGACTTCAAGCCCAACAGGCGGCTTCACTCCTTGAAAAGCAATAGGGCCACGCACAAGAGTGTTCTCAGGCAATCGCGAAAGACACATTGGCCGCTTGCAAACCACTACATCTGGCCACATATCGCCTTTGCAAGTCAAAACGAGACGCCCATCATTTATGTCGGCTTCAACCTTGTGACCATAAGCCATACGAGCCGCTTCACACCACTCTTTCAAAGTCAAAGACTCTCCTTCATCGACCCTACGCAGCAACTCCGGCACCTGTATAAATGTATATCCACTAAAATGCGCCTTTAATTTTGGAACAGGCTCTATTTTAAACGCACCTTTTCTATTTTCGTCATAGCTGTAATGGACACATTCTACGGCCTGTACCCCATTGGAAATCTTGCACAGACAACCTCTTTCATCAACGAATAGTGTCCCGGTACAAATGTTTTTCGGAATCTCGTAAAGAGGTTGACTCTCCTCAGAATACCGGCCCACATATAGCTCTAGGTCTACATATATTTGCCGAGTCGAATATTTCCAATGCACTACTACGTCTTCACTCTTGGCCAATTTCGCCATAAAGGCTTCATCGGCTGAAGTCGGATTACACATAAAATCCTAGCTCCTTTGAAATGTTAATATCCTTACATAGTAGGCTGTCCAAATTCATGGGAGCAATCCCTGCAAATTCAATACGGTGGAGAACTGTCAACATCTCAGGGATACAAATTAACTCGTCTGGCCTATCGATAACCCTAA
This genomic window contains:
- a CDS encoding dynamin family protein, producing the protein MNQRVEDMHEQNIELMRKEAIRLIEWEIELLEELRDKKIVTEAQQENAKATFTLPKIIKYIEVLQGEQHKLKNLEITLAIVGTMKAGKSTTINAIVGSEILPSRNRPMTALPTLIKHKPGQTIPVLRFPNKKPAHDFCCSIAAKDNREELEIKDPDLAKTMDDICNGWKIKEEYTGAEEIFQFLRQLNDLVRVSNITGIPFPYDEYNKIQELPEIEVQFETLRDSNNLGEFILLDTPGPNEAGMKALSRMMEDQLQKASAVLTVMDFTQLKSEADDSVRNILKSISAYTKGRLFALVNKYDQKDRNSIDLDSMKELISESLMDGEIDKDKIYPVSSKYGYLANCALSAVNEAQKTTTALALTETPWHVDFADLAFRRWKKEDLADLEKVRSAAIDLWEDSLFAAPLEEVIQKSHADAASIALNSAASKLSKIIGEFEKHLAVRGRCIVADVKTIQTMIDAMQNDIDQVDQLKAAAEESKKTSISQLTNECTSLYKEGECKTVEVIRNYFQTGKAEEEKRSKERKQEQQKAKTGFASSIEKLRSKLSGNKERHISGPNFDPKVPKIRFEKDEKHEAVKFVGDVSEALEGVLNKTMEAVNKTLDEVIRDFDENMTKGIAEPSNMLLSDLQERMNKEGVKISLSLPNLDRLNLPFSGKQLVAKVESKTEKDTKPVPRESTGGSVKRFFGSLLGQGDWGYDDVTYDKDFYIVDIKRLEKQAAEEIKKAFSNLTSTGIKKTIEKPLAKSLNDFFIELSEIVENIRGDLLQGLEDSQEKSSEKQRLLKEIQQLQEVTPECKEDTEKLSERLQ
- a CDS encoding diguanylate cyclase regulator RdcB family protein, whose protein sequence is MPGLHQKIVLDVVNSINVAQDVERVQSNRSRIRHRLMDSITGAGGRRQNAINENHTEAIRGLFDFAVELTKSIELTNSVTTQINKQLVEVHKNIKDLALGVCEINDRLEQFIGWSEQRIGQLEERLKETSIEHSAHTHLERAFAKWAAGRLNQYSPITQLYLVIDDLYWGDFGELCKRYPDSQACKNNIGHAQDKLLIQLHTIMETESQIELPKWVTGSHNIPPKEQQSLSYMGDWATKHLHFPRTATNISGSPTVGVPLQFDCAFAVTRMWKQSMEIRLNDKIN
- a CDS encoding patatin-like phospholipase family protein; the encoded protein is MTKSTKFGLVLSGGGAKGAYQAGVIKALAELNITIDIVSGASIGALNGAMVACAPDLEEAAVRLKELWKKIGEDSPLTLNKSALLKLLLPLTSIVGNTSPLGAVSNFLAFFPSADREVDLLSNSPIKNILEQNISVELLKKGLPLYVSVYPSSGNLQTLIEALAASMSVVDTDKSHFYHVQSLPHEEQIKALLASSALPGLLPAQKINDQQYHDGGIGGWRSTQGNTPITPLIEAGCTHAIVTHLRDGSMWRRQDFPELNVIEIRPRSSIQRGSVIPDVLGFDPSKVSSWIEQGYEDTHLSLAPMIKGTNAINSLTASQQALLDSHQATQEPSAAKNSAMDKFKRRVGASKAKGLHPLQGSTKTLEE